A single region of the Vicia villosa cultivar HV-30 ecotype Madison, WI linkage group LG4, Vvil1.0, whole genome shotgun sequence genome encodes:
- the LOC131596957 gene encoding uncharacterized protein LOC131596957, with amino-acid sequence MLVEEVDDWWLGTHLRLDTTCEVVTWAVFSREFIRKYFSEDVHGKKEIDADTAKFSKCIKFENEMRLEIKLAIGIYEEDNRAHSAHYKSLSEKRSKQHMIRGKPYNASVDNGKQKAVESKTPSGGGVPLNPIKCLRCGGMGHHANEWSQPTSANRLIQGTFYVHNIPLIAIIDTCAIQSFISAECVKRLGLVSSTLHRGMVIDTPSMGSVTTSLVCLNYSLSILGEDFIVDLICLPLNELDIILGMNWLEFNRVYINCYDKTFFFITPEEEGLDDYLTTK; translated from the exons ATGTTGGTTGAGGAGGTTGATGATTGGTGGCTGGGCACCCATTTGAGATTGGACACAACATGTGAAGTTGTTACTTGGGCTGTGTTTAGCAGGGAATTTATAAGGAAATACTTTTCGGAAGATGTTCATGGAAAGAAGGAGATCGA TGCTGACACTGCtaaattctcaaagtgcatcaagtttgagaatgagATGCGTCTAGAGATTAAGCTAGCCATAGG gatctatgaagaggataatagGGCTCATTCGGCTCACTACAAGAGTTTGAGTGAGAAAAGAAGTAAACAACATATGATTCGTGGGAAGCCCTACAATGCTTCTGTTGATAATGGAAAGCAGAAGGCGGTTGAGAGCAAGACGCCAAGTGGGGGAGGTGTTCCTTTGAATCCTATCAAGTGTCTTAGGTGTGGTGGCATGGGTCACCATGCTAATGAAT GGTCTCAGCCTACTAGTGCAAATCGTTTGATCCAAGGTACTTTCTATGTTCACAATAttcctttgattgctattattgacaCGTGTGCGATCCAGTCATTTATTTCCGCTGAATGTGTGAAGAGGTTAGGACTTGTGTCGTCTACTTTGCATAGAGGGATGGTGATTGATACTCCTTCTATGGGATCAGTGACCACTTCTTTAGTGTGCTTGAATTATTCTTTATCAATTCTTGGTGAAGATTTCATTGTGGATTTGATTTGTCTACCACTCAATGAGCTGGAtattattttggggatgaactggctAGAGTTCAAccgtgtgtatatcaactgttaTGACAAGACGTTCTTTTTTATTACTCCAGAAGAGGAAGGATTAGATGATTATTTAACCACCAAATAA